One part of the Sphingopyxis sp. PAMC25046 genome encodes these proteins:
- a CDS encoding OmpA family protein — MAHQGQWMAGALSALLLAQPGGAMAQALADRPIGELKTEVRSRYDAALAMSIDPSVAAADSNSYAWASEAKVQCGIALGFLKSNSKDAESLRRCDFAYGMMTRQPAPPAEAALVPPPPPSTENCPPEVASTFYFDWDSTTPPADAAQSVAFMAENRTRCGWANFTVVGHTDRSGPDSYNDGLALRRAQAIADMMGGAGIPAGAIAVSGMGERQPRVQTVDGARTPENRRVEVEVNAMGGQ; from the coding sequence ATGGCACATCAGGGACAATGGATGGCGGGGGCGCTGTCGGCGCTGCTACTCGCTCAGCCAGGCGGCGCAATGGCGCAGGCGCTCGCCGATCGGCCGATCGGCGAGCTCAAGACCGAGGTGCGCAGCCGCTACGACGCGGCGCTCGCGATGTCGATCGACCCCTCGGTCGCGGCGGCCGACAGCAATAGCTACGCCTGGGCGTCGGAGGCCAAGGTCCAGTGCGGCATCGCGCTCGGTTTTCTCAAATCGAACAGCAAGGACGCCGAAAGCCTGCGCCGCTGCGACTTCGCCTACGGTATGATGACGCGCCAGCCGGCGCCGCCCGCCGAAGCGGCGCTGGTGCCGCCGCCACCGCCGAGCACCGAAAACTGCCCGCCCGAGGTCGCCTCGACTTTCTATTTCGACTGGGATTCGACCACTCCGCCCGCCGACGCGGCGCAGTCGGTCGCTTTCATGGCCGAAAACCGCACGCGCTGCGGCTGGGCGAATTTCACCGTCGTCGGCCACACCGACCGCTCGGGCCCCGATAGCTACAACGACGGGCTGGCGCTGCGCCGCGCGCAGGCGATCGCCGACATGATGGGCGGCGCGGGCATTCCGGCGGGCGCGATCGCCGTCTCGGGAATGGGTGAGCGCCAGCCGCGCGTCCAGACCGTCGATGGCGCGCGGACGCCGGAAAACCGGCGTGTCGAAGTCGAAGTGAACGCGATGGGGGGACAGTGA
- a CDS encoding TolC family protein, which translates to MKPQHKLAGLVSALAMACFAASAAAEPTSMQNVMAVAIDSNPQIHQAEMNKQAIEFELEQAKGLYLPRVTLELSAGVRRLENATRRALGIANEELYPLEAGIRAEQTLIDFGRRRGEKLRQAARVDGAALRVVERSEFIALQSARQYLDVLLQQRVVAAAEDNMTFHNGLVSDLSSGVNAGSISIADLQQAQERAKAASVRVSEAKEALQNAKIELLALSGLQVDEVQMPPAMAEKLPVSLSEAVGLTRARHPKVLEAQADVDASNAEAKKAKGDFAPTIGLELSGRIGDDIDAFRGETNDLLGRVVMRWDIFDGGINRAKYQEMVRRASESRFRLHEAERNAEADTRRAWNARETQTAVFRDLVDQSKATDELLLSYRDQFGVGRRSLLDVLDAQNTRFNVQVRAETARFSEMFAVYQILASTNNLLDAFNLTAPESRRVYAREEVGYGPPAPAELQRRRYPQ; encoded by the coding sequence ATGAAACCGCAACATAAGCTCGCCGGCCTTGTCTCGGCGCTCGCCATGGCCTGTTTCGCCGCCTCGGCTGCGGCCGAGCCGACCAGTATGCAGAATGTCATGGCGGTCGCGATCGATTCGAACCCGCAGATCCATCAGGCCGAAATGAACAAGCAGGCGATCGAGTTCGAACTCGAGCAGGCGAAGGGCCTCTACCTGCCGCGCGTCACGCTCGAATTGTCGGCGGGGGTCCGCCGGCTCGAAAATGCGACCCGCCGTGCGCTCGGCATCGCCAATGAGGAGCTCTATCCGCTCGAGGCGGGAATCCGCGCCGAACAGACGCTGATCGATTTCGGCCGCCGTCGCGGCGAGAAATTGCGTCAGGCAGCGCGCGTCGACGGCGCCGCGCTGCGCGTCGTCGAACGCTCCGAATTCATCGCATTGCAAAGCGCGCGGCAATATCTCGACGTCCTGCTCCAGCAGCGCGTCGTTGCCGCCGCCGAAGACAATATGACCTTTCACAACGGCCTCGTCTCCGACCTGTCGAGCGGGGTGAATGCGGGCTCGATCAGCATCGCCGACCTGCAGCAGGCGCAGGAACGCGCCAAGGCGGCGAGCGTGCGCGTCAGCGAAGCGAAGGAAGCGCTGCAGAATGCGAAGATCGAGCTGCTCGCGCTGAGCGGGCTTCAGGTCGACGAAGTGCAGATGCCCCCGGCGATGGCCGAAAAGCTTCCCGTCAGCCTCAGCGAAGCCGTGGGCCTCACCCGCGCGCGGCATCCGAAAGTGCTCGAGGCGCAGGCCGACGTCGATGCGTCGAATGCCGAAGCCAAAAAGGCCAAGGGCGATTTCGCCCCGACGATCGGGCTCGAGCTGTCGGGCCGGATCGGCGACGATATCGACGCCTTCCGCGGCGAGACGAACGACCTGCTCGGCCGCGTCGTGATGCGCTGGGATATTTTCGACGGCGGGATCAATCGCGCGAAATATCAGGAGATGGTGCGCCGCGCGAGCGAGAGTCGCTTCCGCCTGCACGAGGCCGAACGCAATGCCGAGGCCGATACGCGCCGCGCCTGGAATGCGCGCGAGACGCAGACCGCGGTGTTCCGCGACCTCGTCGACCAGAGCAAGGCGACCGACGAGCTGCTCCTGTCGTACCGCGACCAGTTCGGGGTCGGCCGCCGTTCGCTGCTCGATGTGCTCGACGCGCAGAACACGCGCTTCAACGTCCAGGTTCGCGCCGAAACCGCGCGCTTTTCGGAGATGTTCGCGGTCTATCAGATCCTCGCCTCGACCAACAATCTGCTCGACGCCTTTAATCTGACCGCACCCGAATCGCGCCGCGTCTATGCCCGTGAAGAGGTCGGTTACGGCCCGCCGGCGCCCGCCGAACTCCAGCGCCGCCGCTACCCGCAATGA